GCGTCCGCCTTGCCCTGCCCCACTTCCAGCACCGCCGCCGATTCCTTGTCGAAGATCAACAAATCGGCTTTCTGGAAATGCTTCACCGCGTAGAGATGGCCGGTCGTGCCCTTCTTGACCGCCACCCGGCGACCTTTTTCGTCCAGGGCCCCCACCCCGGATAAAGTCGAATGGCGCGTCACCAAAAGCCCCAGACCCGTGGTCAGGTAGGGATCAGAAAAGGCAATCGACCGGGCACGTTCCTCGTTCGCCGTCATGGAGGAAATGATCAGGTCGATTTTACCGGTTTTGAGTGAAGGAATGAGGCCGTCGAAGGCGATGTTGCTGATCTCGAGCGTGCGACCCAGTTCCTTGGCCAAAGCGGCGGCCATATCGACGCTGACCCCGGTCGGCCGGCCTTGTTCATCGGTCATTTCAAAAGGGGGATAGGAAAGCTCCATGCCCACGCGCAAAGGCGGTGCGGCCACCAACCCGGTGCCGGCGGTGAGCGCAAACAGGAAAACCATCAGGCCCGGTTGATGCATGGACGCAGCCTAATCCCGGACGCGCGCAAGGCAAGAGCCGCGGAAGGACGCGCCCCCCTCAAAGACCCTGTTGCAACTCGGATAGTTTGGGACGTTCGTTGGCCACGTCCATTTTCCGACCGCCAACGAATTCCACCCGTCCGTCGTCGCGCGCCTGCAAGGCTGGCGGCAGAGATCCCTGCACTTCGCGGTCTTCCTGGCGCACGATCTGTCCGTTGGCATCGGTCTGGGTGTAGCGGAAGAGTCTCGGCCCAACGGGGTGGAGGACGTGGATGTTGCGGAATGCGTCAATCCGCACCTCGGGTGTGGTGTAGGAAATCACCCGGCCCAGCTTGAATGTGGTGTAAACCAGGTTCTCCCTCGGCTCCTCCACCCGCAGGTAGAGTGACGAGTCCTTTTTGTCGATGAAACGAATCAGGGAAACCACCCGCTGCGAACCCGCCTCCTGGTAGGATTTCGTCCAGATCACTTCACCCTTGCCCACATTGAGAACGAGGGCGTCGGTCAAAAAGGACCGCCCGCCGGGGATCGCCACCGAGGCTTGGACCGAGTACTGTCCGGAGTCCCGGATGGCGTAATGAGGCGTGAGGTCGAAGGTGAGGATTCGCGACGATCCCGGTTCAAGGACCAAGGGCTCGGTTTCCAGCTTGGATTCCGTGCGGACCACCCGCCGGTCGGCGCCCTGGATGATGAACGACAACCACGGGCGGCCTCCGTCGTTGTTGAGCACAATCCGCTCATCGGAGGCATTCGTCAGTTTGACCGAAAGCGGCAAGGCTTCGAAAAGCAGAAAGGTGGACTTCTCCGCGGAAAGAATCACCCGCACCTGGGCTTGCCCCGCCACAGGGGAAAGCAATGCCGCAAACAAGAACCCCCAAACACGCAGTCGAAACATCAGGTCACTCTATCGCAAAGGCCGACTGCGGGCAATAGTCCGGATTATTCCGGCCTTCCACGGGCGGAAGGGTGAAAAACGGCTGACGACGGCCCGGATGGGCACTCCGATTCTTGCCAGAATCGCCGCAGGACCTTATCATGATGCATGGCCCGGTTTATCTCGGCTGGTGGTGGGACGTTGCTGGCCGGGCTTTTCGCCATTGCACTCACCCCTCTGCAAGCCACCGACCTCGACACCATCGGTGTCACCGCCCTCCGGGCCTATGACTCCACCCTGACCGGGAACGGGGTGGCCGTGGCCATGGTCGAGGCAACAGAAACCAACGGGGGATGGCAACCGAACCCCAATGTCTCCGGCTTGAACACATCGCTTTTCAGTTTTTTCAGTGCGAGCACCCCCTACCCCACGGGCAGTTCCTACAACGCGACATTGGAATCCGGTCACGCCACCAGTGTCGGATATCAATTTTACTCCACTCAATTCGGTGTTTCCACAGGCGTCGCCGCGGTCCGGTCATTCGAAGCCAATTACTTCATCGGAGGAGGCGGCATCATCCAAGCCCAAACCAACATCTCCACCCCGATCGTCAACCAAAGCTTTGTCTTCAACTCTACGAGCAACAGCACCTTCGAACAGCTTTACGACCACTACGCGGACCGTTACTCCACACTCTTTGTCAACGGGGTGAATGATACCTCCAACACGTTTTCCCCGCCATCCACCATGTTCAACTGCATCTCCGTCGGTCTGACCGAAACTTACGGAAGCATCACCAACAACAGCAGTGTCGGACCCACGCCCGACGGACGCAGCAAGCCTGATCTGGCGGCTCCCAGTTTCGCCACCAGCTACGCCGCCCCTTATGTCTCCGGCAGCGCGGCCATCCTGCGCCAGGCCGCGCTGCGCAACGACGGCGGCAACAGCACAGCATCCGCCGCCTCGGATCCGCGCACGATCAAAGCCCTCCTCCTCAACGGTGCGGTCAAACCATCGAATTGGACCCGCACCGGCAGCGAACCCCTGGACCGTCGCTTCGGGGCTGGTGTCCTGAACGTCTACAACAGTTATTTCACCCTCAATGGGGGCCGCCAGACGCCCCAATCCTCGGGCAACCAAACAAGCCCCGGCAGTTCCCACCTTCCGGTCAACAACACCAACAACAGCACCACGTTGAACGGGTGGAACCAGCAAACCCTCACCACCATAACCACCGCAGGTGGAAAGGACGTCACCGATCATTACTTTTTCAACCTGCCCAGCGCCAGTAGCAACACCTTCAACGCCACCGCCACCCTGGTCTGGCATCGCCAGAATGGCCAGACCACCATCAACAACCTCGACCTCTTCCTTTACAACACCGTCAACAACACCCTGGTCGCCACCAGCAACAGCACCGTCAACAACGTGGAGCACTTGTACCTCCCCTCCCTGCCCGCCGGGCGGTATTGCCTGCAGGTTTACAAACCGTTCACCGGACGGACCTCCAACGCCGAAACCTACGCCCTCGCCTTCAACTTTGCCGCCAACCCCAAACCCAATGCCCCCACCAACGCCTCCGCCATCCCTCTCTCCAGCAGCTCCCTCCGCCTCCAGTGGACCGACGCCTCGTCTGATGAAACAGGTTTCCGGATTGAAAACAGTTCCAGCGCCAACGGCACCTATTCCGTCCTCACCACCCTCTCGGCAAACAGCACCTCTTATGACCACACCGGGCTCGCCGCCGGCACGACTTACTATTACCGGATCTACGCCACCAAGGCCGCGGGCGATTCCCCCTCGGCCTCCACGTCGAATACAACTTTCACACTGCTGGAGAACTGGAGGCTGGTGAATTTCGGCAACAGCTCCAACTCCGGAAACGGCAGCGATTCGTCCGATCCGGATGGCGACGGCCTCGACAATCTCGTCGAATATGCCACGGGTTCCAGTCCGCTGGATCCGGCCACGGCCAGTCCTCTCGCGCTCGTGAGCGATCCCAGCCGATTGAAGGTCTCTTTCCCGCGCATCGCCGACGCCGACCTGGTCTACGCAATCTGGGCCTCCCCGGACCTGGCCAACTGGGGGACCACCCCCATTTGGACTTCGACCGGAGTGGAAAACACGGCCGGGCCGGTGACCGTCACCGACATCCAGGACATCACTGCCGCCCTCCGACGCTTCCTGCAGTTGCGCATCACCCGCGCCTCGGCCCCTTGATCGTGGAACCCACCCATTTCTGATGCCGGTTCCACCCTTGGAGCGGTTTGCGTTTGATTGACACTGGTTTCAACTCGTTTCTCTTACTCGTTCTCTCCCATTGAGAGCAGGATAAGGACAAAGAGCCTGAGAACGAGTGGCAGATTAAATGCCAAATGCTCTAGGGCCTATCTCCTCCTTGGGCGAGAACCGGAATGAGCAACGCCCCCAGGACCAATTGCCCGATGTGGAACACCACCAATGGGACAGCCAGCACCGCCAGGGGAGGCAGGTCCGCCACGTGTGGCGCTGCGGCGTAAACCGCTCCCGCCATGGGCAGGCCCGCCGCCAGCGTCTTTTGGGAGGCGGCGTAAAAAGCGGCCACGCGCAGGTCGTGGGGCCAGTGGAAACAACCCAGGGCCCGCCAGCACAGAAAACTCCCCACCCCCAGGAGTCCAAGGGTGAGCCCGACCAACCAGCCGAGTGCGGCGCCTGATGACGTCCCATGGCCATCCGCCGACAAACGACAGAGCGAGAAATAAATGATCAGGAAGATCAACACCGATCCGGACTCGCGCAATGACGACTGATGGCGTGCCGCCCAACCCGCCAGCCTCGTCCGCAACACCTGCCCGAGCGCAAAGGGAAGAACCAGTTGGAACAGGATGGTGTTCACCAGGGGTGCCGGATGAACCCGCACCCCGCCGTCCTGGTGCAACAACCAAACCAAGGCGGCGGGTGCGATGAACAGGCCGGCGATGTTGCCCACGACAATATTGAAAAGGGCCACGGCGGCATTCCCACCGGCACGGGACGAAAAAGCCGCATTGGTGGCCACGGTGGTCGGCAAGAAGCACAGGAACATCAAGCCCACCCGGTGCACCGGTTCCAGCGTCGCTCCCGCCAGTGCGACCAGCATCGCACCCATCAACGGGAAAACGACAAACATCCAGACCAGACAGAACACGTGCACCGGCCAGGCCGATAGCCCCCTCCCCACCTCGCGCGCCGGGAGCAGCAGGCCCTGGATCAGGAAAATCAAGGCCACCGCCCAGCCCCCGCTGATTCCGGGATGCATCCAACCACCGGGAGCACCCCACGCGGGAAGAAACAGCGCCAGCCCGAGCGTGACGGCGAGTCCGGCAAAAAACTTCCACAACGGCCGCAGGGACGTCGCGGCACCACGCCATTTTTCTAACATCAATCTCACGCCATTCTCCCCGGGTGGAAGACGCGCAGGATCTCCGACACTCCGGCGCGGTGGGCCCGCACCCGGTCCGGCAGGGGGTGGGACGATGGCGTTTCCAGGGTGAAAACCGGCCCGGCCAGATGCTGCCCCAGGTAAACGGCCTCCGGCCACAGCTCTCCCTCGAAATCCACGGCCCTGCGGTGGATCAGGCCCCGTTCGGCGGCCCGCCCGTCGATCTCCGCCGCTTGCTCGATCGGAATGATCCCGCCCATCGATTCCAGAACCCGGCGTGCGCGGTCGGTCTCCTGGTCCGGATGCAGGTAGTAAAGATACACCCCCCGTGCCTCCCAGTCTTCGTGCAGACAAACCGCCACATCCATGCGCGGCAGGCGTGCAAGCGCCTGACGGTGAGCGGCAATCTCCGGTGTGCGGGCCAGGAAGTAGTCCCGGTTCAGATCCACCCCCTCGGGCGAATCCCTCGTGCCCAATCGCATGCCGCGCGGGTTCAAAAGGGGAAAAAGGTAGACTTCCCAATCCTGCCAAAACCCCGCATCCCGCATCCATTCCGCACAAGCCAGCGGCCCGGCCGGTTCGTCGCCATGAATGCCGGCGGAAAGATAAAGACGCGGGGCTCCCTTGCCTGCGCACCGCCGGAAAGCCGGTAAGCCGGAGGCCTCCAGGGGCTCCCACCCATCAGGACCCTCGCGCCAATACTTCTCCAGTAATGCGACATCGAGCATGGTGGACATTACAAAGCAATCCCCGGTGTGGCGCAAGCAGGGGTTGACTTCCGTCGCGGTTGCGATTGTCTTGGGCCATGACCGGGATCAACCGCGACGAATTGCTTCTGCACATCTGGGAAGCCCTCACGTTCCTGCTCTTCGAGCCAGCAACCCACCAGGCCTTCCTGCTGTACTTCTTCGGTGGCCTGCTCATGCTGGGCCTCGCCCTGGCCAAGGCCCATGGATTTGGCGGCGCACCGTTCAATTCCTTTTGGGTCGGATTGTTCTGCGCCGCATTCTGCCTGGTCGGACTGCTCTCCACGTACGGCCTGCTCCATCTGTATCTGGTGCCCCTGCTCACGGCCCATATTTACCGGATACCGGGCCTGGTCATCGGCACGTCCATGGCGTTCCTGCTCATGGTCGTGCCTTTCACGCGTTTTTGTTTCCGCAGCAGTTATCCGACGAGTCTCATTTCCTGGCTGGCCGCCTTGCTCGTCGCCGCCATCGTGATTTTCGGACTGAAGCAGGCCTACAGCCCCCGACCCACTCTACCGGACCTTTCGGTCAAGGGTTTCGACGCCCTGACCGAACAAGTGGAAAAGACGATCCGCGCCCGAATCAAGGGTTTGCCGGAACCCTAGCACGGAAATCGTCGACCCGTTCGCGGGGAAGACCGGGGTAACCGGGCAGCTTGTCCGCCCATTCCGCCTCGCGCGCCCACCGCCGGCACCAGGGATCGATGGCCACGCAGATGGAGACATCATCGTTGGCCATTTCACGGAAATGAACGAGGGCCTGTTCCATTTCTTCCCGCTGCTCCGACCGACCTGCCTCCACCGCGGCCAGCCACCACCAGGAAGCGCGGTTCCCGGTGGTATTCCCAGCCAGGGCGGCGGCCAAATCGGCCGGAGCCGGGCCGCCGGCTTCTCGTTCGGCCAAATGCTGCCAGGCCAGGGCCCAGGAGGCGTTGGGCAGTTGGGCCGCCGCCTTGGCCGCCTGGATCGCACCCGCCGTGTCCCCCTTCCCCCTCAGGGCCACGGAAAGGCGGACCAAAAACCAGGGTTCCTCCGGTATCAACTCGTGGGCCCGCTTGTATTGCGCCGCGGCAAAATCGAATTGCCCGGCCAGACTGCCCAGGTCGCCCATCATCAGGATGCTCGGCAACACCACTTCTTCCCGGCGGATGGATTCGACAAGGTCGGAATGCATCCGCACCAGGTCCCCCGCCTGGCTGGCCACTCGCCCGGAAAGATACCACCAGCCCACGAAGGTGGGATCCAATTGATAGGCTTCGTCGATCAAGTGGCGCGCCTCTTCATGTTTTCCGAATTTGGCCGCATCCAGGGCCAGTGATGCTTTTTGCAAGGCCTCGGCCAGCGCTTTGGGTTTGAATTCCATCGCCAGGGCCGTGCGGGATCGCCCGGGCGATTCAGGGGCGGGCGTCGAAGTTGCCGGTGCGGTTGCCGGTGCCTGGAGGGGCAGGTCGCCTGAAACTTGGACCACTTCCTGTTCCTCGCCAGGAACCCCCAGATGGTTCCACCAGTCGACGATCTTTGGCCAGTTGTCCACCACCAGATAGGTGGACAGCCCGGAGATGAAAAGAACGGTGAAAACCAGGGCCCATAGATTCGACCGCTCACTCAGCACGACGGATCCGCTGCTGGATGAGTCGGAAAGGTCGAGGCGGACCGCCGATTTGCGCTTTTTGTGGGGTTTGCCCTTGGAAAAAAGCGGGATTCCGGGACTTGGGGATGAACGGCGGGAATGCCGTGATGTTCTGCGTCGTTCCATGGGGCGATTGCCAGGCTTTCTCTCTCAAACTATCGTGTGGGGACCATCCGTCAATGGGTCGGAGTAAACACCGGCCATGGCCGACTGGATTTCCTCTGCAATCGCCTCATCACTGCTTTCCCCCACCTGGATAGGCCGGCCGACCAGGATGCGGCAGCGGCAAAAGGGCCGCGGAATCTGGAACCGATCCCAGGTCTGCAGTTCCCAGAACGAACTGTAGTGGGGGGTGATGGGCACA
The sequence above is a segment of the Candidatus Methylacidiphilales bacterium genome. Coding sequences within it:
- a CDS encoding fibronectin type III domain-containing protein, encoding MARFISAGGGTLLAGLFAIALTPLQATDLDTIGVTALRAYDSTLTGNGVAVAMVEATETNGGWQPNPNVSGLNTSLFSFFSASTPYPTGSSYNATLESGHATSVGYQFYSTQFGVSTGVAAVRSFEANYFIGGGGIIQAQTNISTPIVNQSFVFNSTSNSTFEQLYDHYADRYSTLFVNGVNDTSNTFSPPSTMFNCISVGLTETYGSITNNSSVGPTPDGRSKPDLAAPSFATSYAAPYVSGSAAILRQAALRNDGGNSTASAASDPRTIKALLLNGAVKPSNWTRTGSEPLDRRFGAGVLNVYNSYFTLNGGRQTPQSSGNQTSPGSSHLPVNNTNNSTTLNGWNQQTLTTITTAGGKDVTDHYFFNLPSASSNTFNATATLVWHRQNGQTTINNLDLFLYNTVNNTLVATSNSTVNNVEHLYLPSLPAGRYCLQVYKPFTGRTSNAETYALAFNFAANPKPNAPTNASAIPLSSSSLRLQWTDASSDETGFRIENSSSANGTYSVLTTLSANSTSYDHTGLAAGTTYYYRIYATKAAGDSPSASTSNTTFTLLENWRLVNFGNSSNSGNGSDSSDPDGDGLDNLVEYATGSSPLDPATASPLALVSDPSRLKVSFPRIADADLVYAIWASPDLANWGTTPIWTSTGVENTAGPVTVTDIQDITAALRRFLQLRITRASAP
- a CDS encoding transporter substrate-binding domain-containing protein; this translates as MHQPGLMVFLFALTAGTGLVAAPPLRVGMELSYPPFEMTDEQGRPTGVSVDMAAALAKELGRTLEISNIAFDGLIPSLKTGKIDLIISSMTANEERARSIAFSDPYLTTGLGLLVTRHSTLSGVGALDEKGRRVAVKKGTTGHLYAVKHFQKADLLIFDKESAAVLEVGQGKADAFIYDQMSVYQQAVKDPLKLRALLAPIQTESWAVGLRKGDEPLRAQVNAFLAKFRADGGFTRLGDKYLSDQKKAFQAQGIPFLF
- a CDS encoding bile acid:sodium symporter; this encodes MLEKWRGAATSLRPLWKFFAGLAVTLGLALFLPAWGAPGGWMHPGISGGWAVALIFLIQGLLLPAREVGRGLSAWPVHVFCLVWMFVVFPLMGAMLVALAGATLEPVHRVGLMFLCFLPTTVATNAAFSSRAGGNAAVALFNIVVGNIAGLFIAPAALVWLLHQDGGVRVHPAPLVNTILFQLVLPFALGQVLRTRLAGWAARHQSSLRESGSVLIFLIIYFSLCRLSADGHGTSSGAALGWLVGLTLGLLGVGSFLCWRALGCFHWPHDLRVAAFYAASQKTLAAGLPMAGAVYAAAPHVADLPPLAVLAVPLVVFHIGQLVLGALLIPVLAQGGDRP
- a CDS encoding M14 family metallocarboxypeptidase, giving the protein MSTMLDVALLEKYWREGPDGWEPLEASGLPAFRRCAGKGAPRLYLSAGIHGDEPAGPLACAEWMRDAGFWQDWEVYLFPLLNPRGMRLGTRDSPEGVDLNRDYFLARTPEIAAHRQALARLPRMDVAVCLHEDWEARGVYLYYLHPDQETDRARRVLESMGGIIPIEQAAEIDGRAAERGLIHRRAVDFEGELWPEAVYLGQHLAGPVFTLETPSSHPLPDRVRAHRAGVSEILRVFHPGRMA